The following are encoded together in the Lysobacter silvisoli genome:
- a CDS encoding helix-turn-helix transcriptional regulator: protein MERIERIHALHRILTAARYPVTVQRLQEDLECSRATVYRDLAYLRDYLMAPVVGNGEAGFRYDTSEGDRFELPGLWLSSEELHSLLAAQQLLLRSGGGVLSNALAPLQHRIEKLLDEHAGGRRVPVERVRVIPHRTRRLDETAFRTVATAVLDRKTLSFEYRARSTDERTRRNVSPQRLTHYRENWYLDAWDHEREALRSFSVDRISAARIGEGEARDVPDEELDRHLASSYGIFSGTPKGWATILFSAKAARWVADEHWHSQQQGRFLPDGRYELKLPYSAGRELLMDVMHYGSDAEIVEPAVLREQAKSMLSLALGNYDR, encoded by the coding sequence ATGGAACGCATCGAACGCATCCACGCCCTGCACCGCATCCTGACCGCGGCGCGTTACCCGGTGACCGTGCAACGCCTGCAGGAGGACCTGGAGTGCTCGCGCGCCACCGTCTACCGCGACCTGGCCTACCTGCGCGACTACCTGATGGCGCCGGTGGTCGGCAACGGCGAGGCCGGCTTCCGCTACGACACCAGCGAAGGCGACCGCTTCGAGCTGCCCGGCCTGTGGCTGAGCTCGGAAGAGCTGCACTCGCTGCTGGCCGCGCAGCAGTTGTTGCTGCGCAGCGGCGGCGGCGTGCTGTCCAACGCCCTGGCGCCGCTGCAGCACCGCATCGAAAAGCTGCTGGACGAACACGCCGGCGGCCGCCGCGTGCCGGTGGAGCGGGTGCGGGTGATCCCGCACCGCACCCGGCGCCTGGACGAGACCGCGTTCCGCACCGTGGCCACCGCGGTGCTGGACCGCAAGACGCTGAGCTTCGAATACCGCGCGCGTTCCACCGACGAGCGCACCCGCCGCAACGTCTCGCCGCAGCGCCTGACCCATTACCGCGAGAACTGGTACCTGGACGCCTGGGACCACGAGCGCGAGGCGCTGCGCAGTTTCTCGGTCGACCGCATCAGCGCCGCGCGCATCGGCGAGGGCGAGGCCCGCGACGTGCCCGACGAGGAACTGGACCGGCACCTGGCCTCCAGTTACGGCATCTTCTCCGGCACGCCCAAGGGCTGGGCCACGATCCTGTTCAGCGCCAAGGCCGCGCGCTGGGTCGCCGACGAGCACTGGCATTCGCAGCAGCAAGGGCGCTTCCTGCCCGACGGCCGCTACGAGCTCAAGCTGCCCTACAGCGCCGGGCGCGAGCTGCTGATGGACGTGATGCATTACGGCAGCGACGCCGAGATCGTCGAGCCGGCGGTGCTGCGCGAGCAGGCCAAGAGCATGCTGTCGCTGGCCCTGGGCAACTACGACCGCTGA
- a CDS encoding patatin-like phospholipase family protein, whose translation MAAADAPRIRSDEAVALVLGAGGARGLAQIGVIEALQARELNVVAVAGSSSGALVGGLYAAGKLETYRDWLLSLSRTDMLRLLDPALGQASLFRGERLMHALRELAGEPRIEQLPIAFTAVAVDLLRQREVWLREGDLWDAVRASIAIPGVFTPYELHGRELVDGGLLAPLPIAATRLSDAHRLIAVDMHGWPTRPPGTPARHGAPVERIADAAHDDADDGGGHRGARLLRWFGERWRRNEEEDGNEGGEHELGFSELMARSLDTMQAQIARVHLALDPPELVIRIPRDACQFYEFWRAKELIALGRAEADKALDAAGY comes from the coding sequence ATGGCCGCAGCCGACGCTCCGCGCATCCGCAGCGACGAGGCCGTCGCGCTGGTGCTGGGCGCCGGCGGCGCGCGCGGGCTGGCCCAGATCGGCGTGATCGAGGCGCTGCAGGCGCGCGAACTCAATGTGGTGGCGGTGGCCGGCTCCTCCAGCGGCGCCCTGGTCGGCGGCCTGTACGCGGCCGGCAAGCTCGAGACCTACCGCGACTGGCTGCTGAGCCTGAGCCGCACCGACATGCTGCGCCTGCTCGACCCGGCGCTGGGCCAGGCCTCGCTGTTCCGCGGCGAGCGGCTGATGCACGCGCTGCGCGAACTGGCCGGCGAACCGCGCATCGAACAGCTGCCGATCGCCTTCACCGCGGTGGCCGTGGACCTGCTGCGCCAGCGCGAGGTATGGCTGCGCGAAGGCGACCTGTGGGACGCGGTGCGCGCGTCGATCGCCATCCCCGGCGTGTTCACGCCCTACGAACTGCACGGCCGCGAACTGGTCGACGGCGGCCTGCTCGCGCCGCTGCCGATCGCGGCCACGCGCCTGTCCGACGCCCACCGCCTGATCGCGGTGGACATGCACGGCTGGCCGACCCGGCCGCCGGGTACGCCGGCGCGGCATGGCGCGCCGGTGGAACGCATCGCCGATGCGGCGCACGACGACGCCGACGACGGCGGCGGCCACCGTGGCGCGCGTCTGCTGCGCTGGTTCGGCGAGCGTTGGCGGCGCAACGAGGAGGAAGACGGGAACGAGGGCGGCGAACACGAGTTGGGCTTCAGCGAACTCATGGCGCGTTCGCTGGACACCATGCAGGCGCAGATCGCGCGCGTGCACCTGGCTCTGGACCCTCCCGAACTGGTCATCCGCATCCCGCGCGACGCCTGCCAGTTCTACGAGTTCTGGCGCGCCAAGGAACTCATCGCGCTGGGCCGCGCCGAAGCCGACAAAGCCCTGGACGCCGCCGGCTACTAA